One genomic region from Leifsonia poae encodes:
- a CDS encoding ABC transporter permease, protein MRSSNTTFDRVRPLLVGGAALAGGVLVWWAIATFSGVPAYVLPTPGATWQRAVELFSAGAIQIHIAQTIAEVLQGAVIGIVIGIVLAMTFHHVGWIRRALMPLIVVAQVTPKISIAPLIILWVGLGIGSKITLVALVVVYPVLINMLARLESIPSTVRDLAKITGMGPLRRAFQIEFPYSVPALAAGVKLGLLQGVTAAVIGEFIGARAGLGYLEKQGQDNDDIRLVLVTLGLLALLGVVLYLLVGAIERRTTKRFE, encoded by the coding sequence ATGCGCTCAAGTAACACCACGTTCGACCGGGTCCGGCCCCTCCTCGTCGGAGGGGCCGCCCTGGCCGGGGGCGTGCTCGTCTGGTGGGCGATCGCCACGTTCAGTGGCGTCCCGGCCTATGTACTGCCGACCCCGGGTGCCACCTGGCAGAGGGCGGTCGAACTCTTCAGCGCCGGTGCCATCCAGATCCACATCGCGCAGACCATCGCCGAGGTGCTGCAGGGCGCCGTGATCGGGATCGTGATCGGCATCGTGCTGGCCATGACCTTCCACCACGTCGGATGGATCCGGCGTGCCCTCATGCCCCTCATCGTTGTCGCTCAAGTCACTCCGAAGATCTCGATCGCACCCCTGATCATCCTCTGGGTCGGTCTCGGCATCGGCTCCAAGATCACCCTCGTCGCACTGGTCGTCGTCTACCCGGTGCTGATCAACATGCTGGCCAGGCTCGAGTCCATCCCGTCGACCGTCCGCGACCTCGCGAAGATCACCGGGATGGGGCCCCTCCGTCGCGCCTTCCAAATCGAGTTCCCGTACAGCGTGCCGGCTCTCGCCGCCGGTGTGAAGCTCGGACTGCTCCAAGGCGTCACCGCCGCCGTCATCGGCGAGTTCATCGGCGCTCGAGCCGGGCTCGGCTATCTCGAGAAGCAAGGGCAGGACAACGACGACATCAGGCTCGTCCTCGTGACGCTCGGGCTCCTCGCTCTGCTCGGCGTCGTGCTCTACCTTCTGGTCGGAGCCATCGAACGACGAACGACGAAGCGGTTCGAATGA
- a CDS encoding ABC transporter ATP-binding protein yields MTTFLAANGITKVYDTAQGGTVTALDDVSFEIADREIIALIGPSGCGKSTLLRMIAGLDTAFTGELSWDVPPKRGQDIGFVFQEPALLPWRSVLRNVGLGLEGKGNSKSEIKRRSLELIELVGLSDFAESYPSELSGGMRQRVAIARALAYDPRILLMDEPFGALDAITRDSLQDELLKIWERTSKTIVIVTHSVEEAAYLADRVVVLSARPGRIRAVHTVPLSRERDSSIRETPEFARFTGVLRGELE; encoded by the coding sequence ATGACCACCTTTCTTGCCGCCAACGGCATCACCAAGGTCTACGACACCGCGCAAGGCGGCACCGTCACCGCGCTCGACGATGTGTCGTTCGAGATAGCAGACCGCGAGATCATCGCCCTCATCGGCCCGAGCGGTTGCGGCAAGTCGACGCTGCTGAGGATGATCGCCGGGCTCGACACGGCCTTCACCGGCGAGCTGAGTTGGGACGTGCCTCCGAAGCGCGGCCAAGACATCGGCTTCGTCTTCCAGGAGCCCGCCCTCCTCCCCTGGCGATCAGTGCTGAGGAACGTCGGCCTCGGGCTCGAAGGCAAAGGGAACTCGAAGAGCGAGATCAAGCGACGCTCGCTCGAACTGATCGAGCTCGTCGGCCTGAGCGACTTCGCCGAGTCCTACCCCTCCGAGCTCTCCGGCGGGATGCGCCAGCGTGTCGCGATCGCCCGGGCGCTCGCCTATGACCCGCGCATCCTGCTGATGGACGAGCCGTTCGGCGCCCTGGACGCGATCACACGCGACTCGCTGCAAGACGAACTGCTCAAGATCTGGGAGCGAACCTCCAAGACGATCGTGATCGTCACGCACAGCGTCGAAGAAGCCGCTTACCTTGCTGATCGCGTCGTCGTGCTGAGTGCCCGTCCGGGGCGAATCCGCGCGGTGCACACGGTGCCTCTCTCCCGCGAACGCGATTCGAGCATCCGCGAGACGCCCGAGTTCGCCCGCTTCACCGGCGTGCTCCGAGGTGAGCTCGAGTGA
- a CDS encoding ABC transporter permease translates to MTSATVAGKDQIEFESRLRFPRARRQVLTTLIYLVVIIGTWALYVHLANVPSYLLPSPESVAKSLGEMATNGQLWGNLGYTIRNILLGFVSGILIGVALGYLLWASRWASEIAAPYIVILQSAPKIAIAPLLVLWFGLGLESQLALILMLTFFPMMVAMQLGLSSISPDVRTLAQLLAMGKWRYFRTVQIPGAMPDLLSGAKIAIVDAMTGAFLAEFISAQQGLGFLMVLGNSSYNTPMLFAAVILTVAVGLLGFGAVSLAERRLLKWRSAR, encoded by the coding sequence GTGACTTCCGCCACCGTCGCCGGCAAAGACCAAATCGAGTTCGAGTCGAGACTCCGCTTTCCCCGTGCCCGTCGGCAAGTTCTGACGACACTGATCTACCTCGTCGTGATCATCGGAACCTGGGCGCTCTACGTGCACCTGGCCAACGTGCCGTCGTACCTCCTTCCGTCGCCCGAATCGGTGGCGAAGTCACTCGGAGAGATGGCGACGAACGGACAGCTCTGGGGCAACCTCGGGTACACCATTCGCAACATCCTGCTCGGCTTCGTCAGCGGAATCCTGATCGGCGTCGCGCTCGGGTACCTCCTCTGGGCCTCCCGCTGGGCGAGCGAGATCGCTGCACCGTACATCGTCATCCTCCAATCGGCGCCGAAGATCGCCATCGCTCCATTGCTGGTCCTGTGGTTCGGTCTGGGGCTCGAATCCCAGCTGGCGCTCATCCTGATGCTGACCTTCTTCCCGATGATGGTCGCCATGCAGCTCGGGCTCTCCTCGATCTCGCCCGACGTTCGCACGCTCGCCCAGTTGCTGGCGATGGGCAAATGGCGCTATTTCAGAACGGTCCAGATCCCGGGTGCGATGCCCGATCTGCTCTCCGGCGCCAAGATCGCGATCGTCGACGCCATGACGGGAGCGTTCCTCGCCGAGTTCATCTCTGCACAGCAGGGCCTCGGCTTCCTCATGGTCCTCGGCAACAGCTCCTACAACACTCCGATGCTTTTCGCGGCCGTCATCCTGACCGTCGCCGTCGGACTCCTCGGTTTCGGCGCGGTGTCTCTCGCCGAACGTCGACTGCTCAAGTGGCGGTCGGCCAGATAG
- a CDS encoding IclR family transcriptional regulator, translating into MTQVEPNEKPMQVVVRALSVLTCLAENPHGLTLHQVHLKLGIPLASMYRIVATLEHEDFVSRSPATKRFTLGPSAHRLGRTADYTAHLVEPPAPLIDLGSATRETVFLTQLIDSKVVCVALVESPHHLRLFVRVGQEMPLRAAASARAILAYRDPVLVEALLSSAPRDPFIESSPRDASDLIDHLSLIRERGFDICDNELDDNVWAVGAPVFDASGRVEYAVTLAAASARMQSPESRAHAAIEVLSTAERLSANLGFSGARRERTETEVADVIERHADVAALGKGSR; encoded by the coding sequence ATGACGCAAGTCGAACCGAATGAGAAACCCATGCAGGTGGTGGTGCGGGCGTTGTCCGTGTTGACCTGCCTGGCCGAGAACCCGCACGGCCTCACGCTGCATCAGGTGCATCTCAAGCTCGGCATTCCCCTCGCCAGCATGTACCGCATCGTCGCCACGCTCGAGCACGAGGACTTCGTCAGCCGCTCACCGGCGACGAAACGGTTCACCCTCGGCCCGTCGGCGCATCGGCTGGGCCGCACCGCCGACTACACCGCCCATCTCGTCGAGCCTCCGGCGCCCCTGATCGATCTCGGCTCGGCCACGCGGGAGACGGTGTTCCTCACCCAGCTCATCGACAGCAAGGTCGTCTGCGTGGCTCTCGTCGAGTCCCCTCACCATCTGCGATTGTTCGTGCGCGTCGGCCAGGAGATGCCGCTGCGTGCCGCGGCCTCGGCCCGCGCCATCCTCGCCTACCGCGACCCCGTGCTCGTCGAGGCGCTCCTCAGCAGCGCCCCCCGCGACCCGTTCATCGAGAGTTCTCCTCGCGACGCCAGCGACCTCATCGATCACCTCAGCCTCATCCGCGAGCGCGGCTTCGACATCTGCGACAACGAGCTCGACGACAACGTCTGGGCCGTCGGCGCCCCCGTGTTCGATGCCAGCGGGCGTGTGGAGTACGCCGTGACGCTCGCGGCGGCTTCCGCGAGGATGCAGTCGCCCGAGAGCCGGGCACACGCGGCGATCGAGGTGCTCAGCACAGCGGAACGCCTCTCCGCCAACCTCGGCTTCAGCGGCGCCCGCCGCGAACGGACCGAGACGGAAGTGGCCGATGTCATCGAACGTCACGCAGATGTCGCCGCCCTCGGGAAAGGCAGCCGATGA
- a CDS encoding nucleoside phosphorylase, whose translation MIDSFLSIRTHLSTVLRFPPCFPSLTISFRRERCLCPSSVNLAYAALMRIEIPPHGSGQTASDPWRDGLPPHVPARGPLPRVCLLPGDPARVPMAQSVLDDFEEVGYRREFRLATGSYDGTPIAVCSTGIGGPSTEIAIVELSRLGVDTFIRVGGMGALPASIPPGTLTTVATALREGGAARFYAPGDEPLSAHPEVVSALAEAAREVGRVLAPIAVLSCDSYYLGEGRPLAGFESAAAERIAQVEQIGADAMDMECETVFAVARALGRRYGAVLATHGNRATDEWLHDYEPVQLAMLEVACRAASVLGR comes from the coding sequence ATGATCGATTCCTTTCTGTCAATTCGTACACATCTGTCTACTGTTCTCAGATTTCCGCCATGTTTCCCGTCGCTTACGATCTCGTTCCGGCGGGAACGTTGCCTCTGTCCGTCGTCTGTGAATCTGGCCTATGCTGCACTAATGAGAATCGAAATTCCGCCACATGGAAGTGGTCAGACGGCGTCGGATCCATGGCGGGACGGGCTTCCGCCTCACGTTCCGGCGCGCGGTCCGCTTCCGCGGGTCTGCCTGCTGCCGGGAGACCCGGCCCGGGTTCCGATGGCGCAGTCCGTTCTCGACGATTTCGAGGAGGTCGGCTACCGGCGGGAGTTCCGGCTTGCGACGGGTAGTTACGACGGGACCCCGATCGCCGTCTGCTCCACCGGTATCGGCGGACCGTCGACGGAGATCGCGATCGTCGAGCTGTCTCGTCTCGGAGTGGACACCTTCATCCGGGTCGGGGGGATGGGTGCTCTTCCGGCCAGCATCCCGCCCGGCACGTTGACCACGGTGGCGACGGCGCTTCGCGAGGGCGGAGCTGCGAGGTTCTATGCGCCCGGCGACGAGCCGTTGTCCGCGCATCCGGAGGTCGTTTCGGCGTTGGCTGAGGCGGCGCGGGAGGTGGGCCGCGTGCTGGCGCCGATCGCGGTGCTGTCCTGTGACTCGTATTACCTGGGGGAGGGGCGCCCGCTTGCCGGTTTCGAGTCTGCGGCCGCAGAACGCATCGCGCAGGTCGAGCAGATCGGGGCGGACGCGATGGACATGGAATGCGAAACGGTATTCGCCGTCGCACGCGCCCTCGGTCGACGGTACGGTGCCGTGCTGGCCACCCACGGCAATCGCGCGACCGACGAGTGGCTGCACGATTATGAGCCGGTGCAGCTGGCCATGCTCGAGGTGGCCTGTCGGGCCGCCTCAGTGTTGGGGCGGTAG
- a CDS encoding iron chaperone, protein MGTEVSTYLSTFDGADRAALERVYAIAREVVPEAEEGMSYAMAALLYRGKGLVATVRAKNFLSLYPYSGAVVANARHMLDAFETTSGSIHYSAEHQLPDAILRRIFEARRAEIDAKAG, encoded by the coding sequence ATGGGCACGGAGGTAAGCACCTATCTGAGCACGTTCGACGGTGCCGATCGCGCCGCCCTTGAACGCGTCTACGCGATCGCACGGGAGGTCGTTCCCGAGGCCGAAGAGGGAATGAGCTACGCCATGGCGGCGCTTCTCTACCGCGGCAAAGGCCTCGTGGCCACCGTGCGCGCGAAGAACTTTCTCTCCCTGTACCCGTACAGCGGAGCGGTGGTAGCGAATGCCCGCCACATGTTGGACGCCTTCGAAACGACGAGCGGAAGCATCCACTATTCCGCGGAACACCAGCTTCCGGATGCCATCCTTCGAAGAATCTTCGAGGCGCGACGCGCGGAGATCGACGCGAAAGCCGGCTGA
- a CDS encoding dihydroorotate dehydrogenase, translated as MTMTAEFRSSRSDFFAAAGTPTDAVDLSVTIGGVRFANPVMPASGCFGPELGRLIPVEELGAVVTKTVFAEPRGGNPAHRLTELAAGMVNSVGIPSEGPAGYLRRLHPRYEELGVPVVISVGGHRTPEYADIIRELDGAGTAYELNVSCPNLDSEGTDIGSDPSAIESAVGAARAATTKPLIVKLPAMMSSVADCARAAEAAGADAICVSNSIPVLAIDPRTRRPAIGNTIGGLTGPNIRPIVSRLVWLSARSVAIPVVACGGIQTAEDALDYLSLGAAAVQIGTANFARPWVMVEIARRLSVLSPKLGAHVSEPRGKK; from the coding sequence ATGACGATGACAGCCGAGTTCCGCAGCAGCCGAAGCGACTTCTTCGCCGCCGCCGGGACGCCGACGGATGCGGTCGATCTGTCGGTGACGATCGGCGGCGTACGGTTCGCGAACCCGGTGATGCCCGCATCCGGCTGTTTCGGCCCCGAGCTCGGTCGGCTCATCCCGGTCGAGGAGCTCGGTGCCGTCGTCACCAAGACCGTCTTCGCCGAACCTCGCGGCGGAAATCCGGCACACCGTCTCACAGAGCTCGCCGCCGGCATGGTGAACAGCGTCGGCATCCCGAGCGAAGGTCCCGCGGGATACCTGCGACGCCTCCACCCGCGGTACGAGGAACTGGGTGTTCCCGTCGTCATCAGCGTCGGAGGTCATCGCACCCCCGAGTACGCGGACATCATCCGTGAGCTCGACGGGGCAGGAACCGCTTACGAGCTGAACGTCTCCTGCCCGAACCTCGACAGCGAAGGCACCGACATCGGTAGCGATCCATCGGCCATCGAGAGCGCCGTCGGTGCGGCGCGGGCCGCCACCACCAAACCCCTGATCGTGAAGCTCCCGGCCATGATGTCCTCGGTCGCCGACTGCGCCCGCGCCGCGGAAGCCGCCGGCGCCGATGCGATCTGCGTGTCTAACTCGATCCCCGTCCTCGCGATCGACCCCCGCACCCGGCGTCCCGCGATCGGCAACACGATCGGAGGGCTGACCGGTCCGAACATCCGGCCGATCGTCTCGCGCCTCGTGTGGCTCTCGGCTCGCTCCGTCGCAATTCCGGTGGTGGCATGCGGTGGCATCCAGACTGCAGAAGACGCACTGGACTACCTCTCGCTCGGCGCAGCAGCGGTGCAGATCGGGACGGCCAATTTCGCCCGGCCGTGGGTGATGGTCGAAATCGCTCGCCGACTCTCCGTTCTTTCCCCGAAACTGGGGGCACACGTCTCTGAGCCAAGGGGGAAGAAATGA
- a CDS encoding ABC transporter substrate-binding protein yields MTISSRTKRVLASLAGATVVLTALAACSPADSAASGGTATSGSGKVTDVTIQIDGSAVPYYAPLYEAADKGYFADNGLNVSFTYAQGSDILQNVAAGNVQFGFPNGDSVVTAKGKGVDVDVVHTTYQQGIGAVLFNKDTSGITGPADLKGKTIAVTDLGSPNYIQLQAILKSAGLTVNDVTVKTIGTGAIVQALQSGQVDAIVFSRLRYFALQSAGFPVGQILSDKYLPSFGNVLVTSPSFRKSNPAAVKGFDAALDKGLEYVIANPAAAVKDAIAKYAQTFNGQEDAVTNVVKDVYIKDLWQSAETDKHGLGYGDLSRWQKAIDAQADYKLIDSSYSAKTLVVEPDALK; encoded by the coding sequence ATGACAATCAGCTCACGCACCAAACGCGTTCTGGCCTCCCTGGCCGGCGCGACCGTCGTCCTCACGGCGTTGGCAGCCTGCTCCCCCGCCGACTCGGCGGCCAGTGGCGGCACCGCCACAAGCGGTTCCGGCAAGGTCACCGATGTGACGATCCAGATCGACGGATCGGCCGTTCCCTACTACGCACCGCTCTATGAAGCGGCCGACAAGGGATACTTCGCCGACAACGGCCTCAACGTCTCATTCACCTATGCCCAGGGTTCCGACATCCTGCAGAACGTCGCCGCCGGCAACGTTCAGTTCGGCTTCCCCAACGGCGACTCCGTCGTCACTGCGAAAGGCAAGGGTGTCGACGTCGACGTCGTGCACACGACATACCAGCAGGGCATCGGAGCCGTCCTCTTCAACAAGGACACGTCCGGAATCACCGGGCCCGCCGACCTCAAGGGCAAGACCATCGCGGTCACCGATCTGGGAAGCCCGAACTACATTCAGCTCCAGGCGATTCTCAAGTCGGCCGGTCTCACCGTGAACGACGTCACCGTGAAGACCATTGGCACCGGCGCGATCGTGCAGGCCCTCCAGTCGGGACAGGTCGACGCGATCGTCTTCTCCCGTCTGCGCTACTTCGCTCTGCAGTCCGCCGGCTTCCCGGTCGGCCAGATCCTGAGCGACAAGTACCTCCCGTCGTTCGGCAACGTCCTTGTCACCAGCCCGTCCTTCCGGAAGAGCAACCCGGCCGCGGTGAAGGGCTTCGACGCCGCGCTCGACAAGGGACTCGAGTACGTCATCGCAAACCCGGCCGCCGCGGTGAAGGATGCGATCGCCAAGTACGCGCAGACGTTCAACGGCCAAGAAGACGCCGTGACGAACGTCGTGAAGGACGTCTACATCAAAGACCTCTGGCAGTCGGCCGAGACCGACAAGCACGGCCTCGGCTACGGTGACCTCAGCCGTTGGCAGAAGGCGATCGACGCGCAGGCCGACTACAAGCTGATCGACTCGAGCTATTCGGCGAAAACTCTGGTGGTGGAGCCCGATGCGCTCAAGTAA